Below is a window of Garra rufa unplaced genomic scaffold, GarRuf1.0 hap1_unplaced_226, whole genome shotgun sequence DNA.
CTAAAGGAAGAACAGATGACCCGAATCAATTAAGTCATTTACGCTGCAACCGCTCAGACTTCGATGATtcatttcaagtgattcactagcaaaagccAGATCAAATAAAAGGTCCATTCATTTTTAAATCGACATCACTGTTTAAAAAgcactttattttcgaaacattttgactttatatttgaaacattttgactttattctcaaaacattttgactttattctcaaaacattttgactttattttcgaaacattttgactttatttttgaaacattttgactttattctcaaaacattttgactttattttcgaaacattttgactttatttttgaaacattttgactttattttcgaaacattttgactttattctcaaaacattttgactttattttcgaaacattttgactttatatttgaaacattttgactttattttcgaaacattttgactttattctcaaaacattttgactttattctcaaaactttttgactttattctcaaaacattttgactttattcttgaaacattttcacTATTTTTtcaaagttttgactttattctcgaaaattttcgactttattcttgtaatttcaacttttctcaaaacatttcgactttatttttataacattttgaCTATttgtgaaacattttgactttatttttgaaacattttgactttatttttgaaatattttgactttatttttgaaatattttgactttatttttgaaacacatCAACTTTatgcttgaaacattttgactcaattttgaaacattttgactttatttttgaaatattttgactatttttgaaacattttgactttatttttgaaatattttgactttatttttgaaacatatCAACTTTatgcttgaaacattttgacttaattttgaaacattttgactttatttttgaaacattttgactttattctcaaaacattttgactttattttcgaaacattttgactttatttttgaaacattttgactttatttttgaaacattttgactttattctcaaaacattttgactttattttcgaaacattttgactttatttttgaaacaattggactttattctcaaaaccttttgactttattctcaaaacatttcgactttatttttaaaacattttgactatttgtgaaacattttaactttattttttaaatatattgactttatttttgaaacattttgactattctcgaaacatttcaactttattctcgaaacattttgactttattctcgaaacattttgactttattcttgaaacatttagacttttcttgaaacatttcgactttattttttaaacatttgaacttttctctcgaaaaattttgactttatttttgaaacattttgacgttatttttgaaatattttgactattttagaaacatttcaactttattctcaaaactttttgactttattttttaaacattttgactttatttttgaaacatttcgactttattcttcaattattttaacttctcaaaatattttgactttattctcgaaacattttgacttaatttggaaacattttgactttattctcgaaacattttgactatttttgaaaaattttgactttatttttgaaacattttgactttattttgaaacatttcaactttatttttgaaacattttgactttattctcgaaacattttgactttattcttgaaacatttcaacttctcaaaccattttgacttttttcttgaaatatttagacttttcttgaaacatttcgactttattttttaaacatttgaacttttctctcgaaaaattttgactttatttttgaaacattttgactttatttttgaaacattttgactttatttttgaaacattttgacttcattttagaaacatttcaactttattctcaaaactttttgactttattctcaaaacattttgactttatttttgaaacatttagactttatttttgaaacatttaaactttattctcgaaaattttcgactttatttttaaatcattttgactttttgtctcgaAACATTGcgaatattttttaaacattttaacttgtctctcgaaacattttgactttatttttaaaacattttgactttatttttaaaacataaacGCAGACCTTATGTTTgtctgaactatcccttcaaatatattttacctttctttttttttctttttttctacagCGCATTCAAGCACCACTTTTTTCCCCAGGAAGTCTTGTTTCTAAATAAAGGCTCCCGGAGCGAATGCAGCACGTCACTCGTCTCTGCTGCATCCAGAACGCTGTCCGTTTGATTGAAGCGTATGGCAGGAGGCAGCCGTGTCTCTGCCAGAGCTTAAATGTGAGTCTTTTGTCCCTTTTTAATAACGGCATAATTGCACAAACTCCCATGTCAATTATCAAGGATAATCACTAATTAGCTGATGGCTGGAGTTAAAAGAGACGAGACAAACTCACAGATGAAGCATAATACAGCACATTAAAGCACACAGCTATACAGATTATATCACCAGGGATTTAGTTTTTTCTTGATGCCTTAATGGTGATTATTAGCTTCAGTAGAGCCTCTCCTAAACAGAAAGACAGAGGGCTTTTTCTCCACTAGAAATGCTATTAATGCTGCAACAACAGATTCCCCGATGCGCTGCAGTGTTGCAATGTGCTGCAAATATGAAATGCAAGAGATCAATGTATGCGACCACTGGGGGGTGTCCTTACCCTAAGCATCCCAGTCGTCCTCGGATCCTCCTCCAGCGGCTAAAACGCAGGCGTTTAATAAAGTGCTAGTTTGTGCACATCTCTTAATTACTGTTAATAAAGAAAGTTCCTTAATGGTTCTTTAATGATAATAAAAGTTCAATTTATTCTAACATGCTTTGTGTTGGAAACACAATTGCAAAGAGAGAGTTGTTTTGAGCGGCCTTGGCTTATGTATAGCTGTGTCTGCACATTAAACTAAGATATTAGAAGATGCTTCAGCTCTGAAATACTGGCACTGAAGCTGAAAAGTGTTCAGCTGAACAACAAAAGGATTCTGGAATGTGACTTAACATTGTCAGTCACTTACTTCAATGACCATCTGCCACCGCTGCTGCTTTTACAGCATATTTACAATGTAAATGGTACTTTAatagtattatatattatttttgcaaTGGATAGATAGCTACATAGATAGATGGATtctattttagttatttattaatattttgtattgtttttttaatttttcttttttatattagtaagtaaaaaaataaatgtaacttttacatgttgtctgTACAGTTTTTATAAATTGCTATTTTTTAGTTACTTTAGCACTTCAGgttaaataaaaatttgaaatgttgccTTAGTGTGATtgcattttagtgccacatttaaaaaaaaagatgagattaaagtcgtaatatttctatatacatttctatatatttctaataaagtagaaatattacgagaataaagtagaaattagaatgataaagttaaaatattatgaggaattatgagaataaagtggaaattacaagaataaaatcaaaatattacgacaaaaactttattctcaacatttcaactttattctcaacatttcaactttattctcgaaacatttagactttattctcgaagcatttcgaccttattctcaagacatttggactttattctcgtaatttcgactttattctcaaaacattttgactttatccttgaAACAGGAGGAAGATGAGGAGGAAGTCatcgaaacatttttactattctcaaaactttttgattttattctcaacattttgacttgtaattttatctttattctcgtagtttcgactttattctggaaatatttcagctttattctcataatttcgactttatttttaaaactttgactttattctcaaaacattttgactttattcttaaaatatttttactttattctcaaaacatttagacttttttctcaagattttgacttcattcttgaaacatttcaaatttattcttgaaacattttgactttattctcgtattatttcaactttaatttcgaaacattttgactttattctcgtattatttcaactttaatttcgaaacatttctaatttattctcgaaacattttgactttattctggtattatttcaactttaatttcgaaacattttgcctttattcttgcaatattttatCTTTACAcatgaaacattttgactttcttctcaagacatttcaactttattcttgtaatttcgaatttatttttatattgactttattcttgaaacattttgactttattctggtattatttcaactttaattttgaaacatttctaatttattctcgaaacattttgactttattctggtattatttcaactttaatttcgaaacattttgcctttattcttgcaatattttatctttactcttgaaacattttgactttattctcaagacatttcaactttatttttgtaatttcgaatttatttttatattgactttattcttgaaacattttgactttattctcgtattatttcaactttaatttcgaaacatttctaatttattcttgaaacattttgactttattcttgaaacttttcaactttcttctcaaaacatttcaactttcttatcaaaacatttcgactttattcttaaaacattttgactttattctcaaatctttttaactttattctcaaaacatttcgactttattctcaaaatattttgactttattctcaaaacatttccgctttattctcataatttcaacattattctcaaaacatttcgactttattcttgtaattaatTCTCTGTAAAGTTTTtggttgtttgttttttccaaattacctatattttacataaaatgtattGGGGTGTTATTTTAAACATGTTATTATTTGTTATATGGcttataaattactttttacactaatttttttttttttacaaatatatattattacaaatatatacatatattttgtgttttctttaaatgtaatttagaattttctgtgtatttttgcattcataattattatttacagttattgcatgtattatttttttgtctGTGCATATATAGAGACATTTCATTGTCAGAATCCATCTTTTAAAACTCTTTCGACTCACCGAGCATTTGTTTGGTTTCTCCCCGGAGTGGACCCTCATGTGAATGAGGAGTTTATAGCGTGCGTTGAAAGGCTTGTGTTTGCGTGGACACCCGGCCCAGAAACAGGTGAAGTCCTCACCCTTGCGCTGATCGACGTGGATCTTCTCGATGTGTTTGACCAGCTCCTCTCGCTGCCCGTAAACAGCGCCGCAGTCCAGCCAACGGCAGCAGTGGCCTCCGCTAACATCCTCCTCCTCATCTTCCTCCAGCATCGGGCAGAGCGTTGACGGAAGGACCCTGAGGTTGTCCGAAGACGTCTGAGAGGCCGCTGGGAAATGAACATTGGAGCCTCGGAGATGGGCGTTATAGGGCGGTGGAGGGCCTCTAGGAGGACTTGGCGTCCTTATAATGGCGGCCAGTTCAAATTGAAGCTGTATCGAAGGCGACACGTTGTTTTTTGTCACCGTTTCAGGTATTAGTTGATGCTCCACCACTAAATTGGTGAACTGGTCTTCTAGTGGCATTGCCTCCAACTGCTGCATGCGGAAACTCTCTGTGTCACCGGAGAGCGTCTGAACGGACTTGTCTTTGGTGAAGTGTTTTCCAAGGTTGGGATGAGGGATGCAGCTGCCTCTGATTCCCAGCAAGTGTCCGCAAACATCAGTTTGCAGAGGAGAAGGAGTGGGATGCGAGGCCGGCGAACTGCGAGAACCAATAATGTATGCCACCAGAGACGTGGGCGAGGTTCTGATGATGGAGTTGAGGTCGAGGCCGATGCCGTCCGAGAGAGGAGACAAGGACAACGCTCGCTTTTTGGAGCGGGTCGAGAGCCGTGGACTGCTGTTGTCCTCCTTGAAGAGATAATGCGGTAGAGATGCGGGGTTGGAGACGGATTCGGACATGGAGGTCCCGAGAATGAGATTGGGATCAGCTGCTTCTGAAATCTGATTGGACGCCTGCTGAAGCCCCAAAGGAGGAAGAACACGGTAGCTGTAGGGCCAGTCCAGCTTACTGCTGCGAATCGACTGCGTCTCCGCGATGCTGAGGGTGGTCGAGGCCAAAGATTCTCTGGACAGCAAACACCTTCAATAGAtcagccaaaaaatacattgaaatGTCAAGTTTTGCTTACCACAGACTTATTTTACTCATGTAAATAATTCcaactttccaacaatgactgtatgattttgagatccattttttgacactgagggactcatatgcaactattacagagggttcaaacactcactgatgctccagaagaaaaaaaaaacatgcattaaaggaacactccactttttttggaaataggctcattctccaactccccttgagttaataagttgagtttcaccgttttgaaatccattcagccattttcCTGTCCTGGCGTTAtcccttttagcatagcttagcatagatcattgaatcctatgagaccaatagcatcgtgttcaaaaatgaccaacgagtttcgatatttgtcctatttaaaacttgactcttctgtagttatatcgtgtactaataccggcggaaaatgtaaagctgcaattttctaggccgataagattaggaactacactcccgttccggcgtaatagtcaaggaagtttgctgccgtaatatggatgcagcaggcgcagtaatatcacacagcgcctgaaattagttccccgctttagcatttgcacatgtgctgtgtgatattactgcgcctgcttcggccatgtaacttccaaatataaaataaagaacctttttccactataaagaaattTTTCTGCATCTGAAAGgttggatgttcaaggttctttgtggaaccaatgatgccaataaagaacctttatttttaagagtgtagtgccaAAAGTACCTACTTATATTGTACTTTTTGGATTTTGACCATTGTGGCCAATGCATGCTTTTGTTGTACTGCGTAAACATGCATAGAAATGTATTCTTTTATTTGTTATGGAATAGATGGGTGAACTATTCCCTtttcactcttaaaaaataaaagccccaaaggggtgtttttgcgctgatgctatagaagaactatttttggtttcccaaagaacctttcaatgaacagttcttaaaagaaccattttaaagaacatttaaaaaatccaaagaaccttttttcactataaaaaaaaaaaaaaaaacgtttctgcatttgaaaggttccatggatgttcaaggttctttgtggaaccaatgatgccaataaagaacctttatttttaagagtgtagtgccaAAAGTACCTACTTATATTGTACTTTTTGGATCTTGACCATTGTGGCCAATGCATGTTTTGGTTGTACTGTGTAAACATGCATAGAAATGTATTCTTTTGACTGTTATGGAACAGATGGGTGAACTATTCCGTTTTCACTCTTTAAAACTAAAagctccaaaggggtgtttttgcgcTGATGCCatagaactatttttggtttcccaaagaaccgttcagtgaccaattcttaaaagaaccattttaaagaacattttaaaaatctaaagaaccttttttaacTATAATAAAACCTTTCTGCAtctgaaaggttccatggatgttcaaggaaccaatgatgccaataaagaaccttcatttttaagagtgtagtgccaAAAGTACCTACTTATATTGCACTTTTTGGCCAATGCATGCTTTTGTTGTACTGCGTAAACATGCATAGAAAtttattcttttgtttgttaGTGAATAGATGGGTGAACTATTCCcttttcactcttaaaaataaaggttcttcattgtCGTctttggttccatgaagaacctgtAACATCCACAgaacctttccattccacaaaagatgattaaaatgtcacactaagataaaaatggttctttgaggagcacaaaatggttcttctatggcatcacagtGACAACCTCTATTTCTAAGTAAGGATGTTTACCTGGCATCAGTGAAGGGAACAGCGAGTGAATGTTGTGGGCCATTTTGGACTGAAGTTTGTGGAGAAACCGAACCCAGACTCTGGACCAGCATGGCGTTGCTCGTCACCTGCAGGTTTGAACTGCCACACGGACCAAACACTCTTCTGTTCGTTCCCAAAGATAAGTAACCTGAGAAAGAGccatatttcatttcattttaataatgataatttacTTCTATTGCTTTAAAAGTCGAACTTTGAGAGCGAAAGTCTCAAACCCCTGCTGCATGGTTATGTAATGTTAAAGTTCAGACTGTCAGAATAAAATCTA
It encodes the following:
- the LOC141317003 gene encoding zinc finger protein GLIS3-like; translated protein: MKSSKGYLSLGTNRRVFGPCGSSNLQVTSNAMLVQSLGSVSPQTSVQNGPQHSLAVPFTDARCLLSRESLASTTLSIAETQSIRSSKLDWPYSYRVLPPLGLQQASNQISEAADPNLILGTSMSESVSNPASLPHYLFKEDNSSPRLSTRSKKRALSLSPLSDGIGLDLNSIIRTSPTSLVAYIIGSRSSPASHPTPSPLQTDVCGHLLGIRGSCIPHPNLGKHFTKDKSVQTLSGDTESFRMQQLEAMPLEDQFTNLVVEHQLIPETVTKNNVSPSIQLQFELAAIIRTPSPPRGPPPPYNAHLRGSNVHFPAASQTSSDNLRVLPSTLCPMLEEDEEEDVSGGHCCRWLDCGAVYGQREELVKHIEKIHVDQRKGEDFTCFWAGCPRKHKPFNARYKLLIHMRVHSGEKPNKCSVSRKSFKRWILTMKSLARGGTFARLLALAVIMRRRMACCHGLSGAACDFERHIGAMLPSIQGSANRALSFIK